AAATCGCGAATCGTTCAGAAGCTGATATTAAGCAAGCATGCAAGTAACTTATACTACTCGGTGAGCGTATCGAATATATATGAGGTGTGAATAAGATGAACGTTGGACCTATTGAGATGTTGTTAGCGGAGCATAGAAACATCGAGAAAGTTATCGATGCGATGTTAGTTGTTAAAAGCAATCTCGTTTCGGGGGAGGCAGTTGAACCTCAAACCCTACGCGATATGGTTGAGTTCATGCGTCTATATGCGGACAAATGCCACCACGGGAAAGAGGAAGCAATTCTATTTCCATTACTTGTTGAGAAGGGGGTTCCTGCGCAAGGCGGCCCAATTCAGGTGCTTACCCATGAACATGAACTATGTAGGAAAGCTGTGGGTGAGTTTGCCACAGTAGTTGAAGCTTATGCA
This portion of the bacterium genome encodes:
- a CDS encoding hemerythrin domain-containing protein, with amino-acid sequence MNVGPIEMLLAEHRNIEKVIDAMLVVKSNLVSGEAVEPQTLRDMVEFMRLYADKCHHGKEEAILFPLLVEKGVPAQGGPIQVLTHEHELCRKAVGEFATVVEAYAKSSNESTEELISKLCALTALYPNHIWKEDNVLFPMSEEIFDVTEKGELLKSFEKVDQEQGEATHKRLVAIAEDLSHLTNT